Proteins encoded together in one Phyllobacterium zundukense window:
- a CDS encoding MerR family DNA-binding transcriptional regulator — protein sequence MRIGLLAARAGVSISRIRFYEAQGLLPLPPRHRSGYRDYDERALEIILSSTEPAVLASA from the coding sequence ATGCGTATCGGTTTGTTGGCAGCGCGGGCGGGAGTTAGTATTTCGCGCATTCGATTTTACGAGGCTCAGGGTCTGCTACCGCTCCCCCCGAGACATCGCAGCGGCTATCGCGACTATGACGAGCGGGCCTTGGAGATTATCCTTTCATCAACCGAGCCCGCGGTCTTGGCTTCAGCTTGA
- a CDS encoding amino acid ABC transporter ATP-binding protein has protein sequence MPLPSQLSLDRERETNCIAAQITTLNKWYGSHHVLRDIDLTVRSGERIVICGPSGSGKSTLIRCMNRLEEHQQGTIVVDGIELNESAKNIDEVRREVGMVFQNFNLFPHLTILQNRTLAPIWVQKLSRREAEETAMFFLDRVKISEHAHKYPGQLSGGQQQRAAIARSMCMKPRLMLFDEPTSALDPETIKEVLDTMIQLANDGMTMVCVTHEMGFAQAVADRVIFMDQGQIVEENEPRTFFSNPVTERAKLFLSQVLHR, from the coding sequence ATGCCTCTTCCGTCGCAGTTAAGCCTGGATCGAGAACGTGAGACTAATTGCATTGCAGCTCAGATTACAACCCTCAACAAGTGGTACGGTTCGCATCATGTTCTTCGGGACATCGATCTCACCGTGCGAAGCGGCGAGCGTATCGTCATTTGCGGCCCCTCCGGTTCCGGAAAATCGACTCTTATCCGCTGCATGAACCGGCTTGAAGAACACCAGCAAGGAACAATTGTCGTTGATGGTATTGAGCTCAATGAAAGCGCGAAAAACATTGATGAGGTGCGCCGTGAAGTCGGCATGGTTTTTCAGAATTTCAATCTCTTCCCACACCTTACGATTCTTCAAAACCGCACATTGGCCCCGATCTGGGTTCAGAAACTATCAAGGCGGGAAGCGGAAGAAACAGCGATGTTCTTCCTTGATCGGGTAAAGATCTCAGAGCATGCGCATAAGTATCCTGGCCAGCTTTCTGGTGGTCAACAGCAGCGTGCAGCGATCGCCCGGTCGATGTGTATGAAACCGCGCCTTATGCTTTTCGATGAGCCTACCTCAGCTCTCGATCCCGAAACGATAAAGGAGGTTCTCGATACGATGATACAGCTCGCAAATGATGGGATGACCATGGTGTGCGTGACACATGAGATGGGTTTCGCGCAAGCGGTGGCGGACCGAGTGATCTTTATGGATCAAGGACAGATTGTTGAAGAAAATGAGCCTCGCACATTCTTTAGCAATCCGGTCACTGAACGAGCGAAGCTTTTTCTCAGTCAGGTCCTTCATCGCTGA
- a CDS encoding GntR family transcriptional regulator: MNTSVKQRKLVTKTASRRLPERRPISDGGTPLWAQVKSSIIEMIADGRMEPRSKLPSETELCETFDVSRTVVREALKQLVFERLVYKHQGKGTFVAERRDEQDFIGSTVGFSDELMGKNKLVTRRVIRQEVALPTSRARKLLRLERDERVVLIDRVMIVDGEPRTLVRISLRQSAVPGIEALPLENRSLYETLRRQYGISLKRAERWIEAYTPTAEEAQLLQVSANTPLVSIESCSYGDGDDPIEYFIAIYRTDRARLHFVIK; encoded by the coding sequence ATGAATACATCTGTAAAACAACGAAAGTTGGTCACCAAAACGGCGAGCAGGCGCCTTCCCGAACGCCGCCCGATAAGTGACGGCGGAACGCCACTATGGGCACAGGTAAAATCTTCGATAATCGAGATGATTGCAGACGGCAGGATGGAGCCTCGCTCAAAACTTCCTTCCGAAACCGAGCTTTGCGAAACATTTGATGTCTCCCGAACGGTTGTGCGTGAAGCATTGAAGCAACTCGTCTTCGAACGTTTGGTGTACAAGCATCAGGGAAAGGGGACCTTCGTCGCCGAACGGCGTGATGAACAGGATTTTATTGGATCAACAGTTGGTTTCAGCGATGAGTTGATGGGCAAGAACAAGCTGGTAACACGTCGTGTTATTCGCCAGGAAGTAGCCCTTCCCACCTCGCGGGCGCGCAAACTGCTGCGGCTCGAAAGGGATGAGCGCGTTGTTTTGATTGACCGCGTTATGATTGTCGATGGGGAACCGAGAACCCTCGTGCGCATCAGTCTGCGGCAAAGTGCAGTTCCAGGAATTGAAGCGCTACCGCTCGAAAACCGCTCACTTTATGAAACCCTCCGCCGACAATATGGCATCAGCCTCAAGCGCGCTGAAAGGTGGATCGAAGCCTATACGCCAACCGCAGAAGAAGCGCAGTTGCTGCAAGTTTCAGCCAATACACCTTTGGTCTCAATTGAGTCCTGCTCTTACGGAGATGGCGACGACCCGATTGAATATTTCATAGCTATCTACAGGACCGATCGTGCCAGACTTCATTTCGTAATCAAATAA
- a CDS encoding IS3 family transposase (programmed frameshift): MKKQRFTEEQIIGVLREQEAGTKTADLCRKHGISEATFYNWKAKYGGMEVSEAKRLKALEDENARLKKLLAEQMLDTAALRELLFKKMVGPAAKCEAVTHLKAVMGLSERRACQIISADRKTIRYRSCRPPEVELRAKLRDLANERRRFGYRRLFILLRRDGEPSGVNRIYRLYREEGLSIRKRKARRRAVGTRAPILVEARANARWSLDFVHDQFACGRRFRVLNVVDDVTRECLAAIPDTSISGRRVARELTTLIERRGRPGMIVSDNGTELTSNAILAWSKDHKVEWHYIAPGKPMQNGYVESFNGRMRDELLNESLFFGLDHARSAITEWADDYNNFRPHSSLGYQTPADYAGTIAATGSSAAQDESFAFPQVAHTAPFGVFKTPEALVAAG, translated from the exons ATGAAGAAGCAGAGATTTACGGAAGAGCAGATCATCGGTGTTTTGCGGGAGCAGGAGGCTGGGACAAAGACAGCCGATCTGTGCCGCAAGCACGGTATTTCAGAAGCAACGTTTTATAATTGGAAAGCCAAATACGGCGGCATGGAAGTCTCAGAGGCGAAGCGGTTGAAAGCGCTCGAAGATGAGAACGCCAGGCTCAAGAAGCTACTCGCCGAGCAGATGCTGGATACGGCCGCGCTTCGCGAACTTCTGT TCAAAAAAATGGTAGGGCCCGCCGCCAAGTGTGAAGCCGTCACGCATCTGAAGGCCGTCATGGGGCTTTCGGAACGGCGGGCCTGCCAGATTATATCCGCCGACCGTAAGACGATCCGTTACCGGTCCTGCCGACCGCCAGAGGTCGAGTTGCGGGCGAAGCTTCGCGACCTCGCAAATGAGCGAAGGCGTTTCGGATATAGGCGGCTATTCATCCTGCTTCGGCGGGACGGAGAACCGTCCGGCGTCAATCGCATCTACCGCCTTTATCGCGAGGAAGGTCTTTCCATCCGCAAGCGGAAAGCCAGGCGGCGTGCTGTCGGCACCCGTGCGCCGATCCTCGTCGAAGCGAGGGCCAATGCTCGCTGGTCGCTGGATTTCGTCCACGATCAGTTTGCCTGCGGCAGACGCTTCCGCGTTCTCAACGTCGTCGACGATGTGACGCGCGAATGCCTGGCGGCGATCCCGGACACGTCTATCTCCGGTCGCCGTGTCGCGCGAGAACTGACGACACTGATCGAACGGCGCGGCAGGCCCGGAATGATCGTCTCCGACAACGGCACCGAACTAACGTCGAATGCCATCCTTGCCTGGTCGAAGGATCACAAGGTCGAGTGGCACTACATTGCACCGGGAAAACCGATGCAGAACGGCTACGTGGAAAGTTTCAACGGTCGCATGCGAGACGAATTGCTCAATGAGAGTTTGTTCTTCGGCCTCGATCATGCCCGCAGTGCCATTACTGAATGGGCTGACGACTATAACAATTTCAGGCCGCACTCATCGCTCGGATACCAGACCCCGGCAGACTATGCCGGGACCATCGCCGCAACCGGCTCCAGCGCTGCGCAAGATGAAAGCTTCGCGTTTCCGCAGGTTGCTCACACCGCGCCATTTGGCGTATTCAAAACCCCCGAGGCTCTAGTCGCCGCTGGATGA
- a CDS encoding Zn-dependent hydrolase: MEMSSRSNYLIDADRLWDSLMEMAKIGPGIAGGNNRQTLTDEDSEGRRVFARWCAEAGLSIVADDVGNMFARRPGHDDAALPVYMGSHLDTQPTGGKYDGVLGVLAALEIVRTLNDLGVRTKRPIVIANWTNEEGARFAPAMLGSGVFVGAIDKAVAYSKVDAHGRTFGEELARIGWLGDENSGSRQMHSYFELHIEQGPILEAQQIDIGVVTHCQGLRWIEFTLTGKEAHTGSTPMKMRVNAGLAFARIADAVETVARETQPDTVGGIGQVNFSPNSRNVLPGRVVFTVDIRTANAAKLNEMEEKVLAAAYAICDELGVSLSFEIIGRTEPVTFSNNLAEIVRRCSDRLSYSHKNIISGAGHDACWASHVAPTVMIFCPCKGGVSHNETEEISIDWAAQGANVLLHSVLEVAQVV; the protein is encoded by the coding sequence ATGGAAATGAGTAGTAGAAGCAATTACCTGATCGATGCAGATCGCCTCTGGGACAGTTTGATGGAGATGGCGAAAATTGGCCCGGGGATAGCCGGAGGCAATAATCGCCAAACTCTCACGGACGAAGATTCGGAGGGGCGCCGCGTTTTTGCACGGTGGTGCGCCGAGGCCGGATTGAGCATTGTGGCGGACGACGTCGGGAACATGTTCGCGCGACGACCTGGCCATGATGACGCAGCGTTGCCGGTCTATATGGGAAGCCACTTGGACACTCAGCCTACGGGTGGGAAATATGACGGTGTGCTAGGTGTTTTGGCGGCACTTGAAATTGTCCGGACGCTTAATGATCTGGGCGTACGGACGAAAAGGCCCATCGTTATTGCAAATTGGACAAACGAAGAGGGCGCCAGATTTGCCCCCGCGATGCTAGGCTCAGGGGTCTTTGTCGGAGCGATCGACAAAGCCGTGGCCTATTCAAAAGTCGATGCACATGGGCGCACTTTTGGTGAAGAGCTTGCACGGATTGGATGGCTTGGAGATGAGAACAGCGGGTCGCGCCAAATGCATTCTTACTTTGAGCTGCATATCGAGCAAGGCCCAATCCTCGAGGCGCAACAGATTGATATCGGTGTCGTAACGCACTGTCAGGGCCTCAGATGGATAGAGTTCACGCTCACCGGCAAAGAGGCGCACACGGGCTCGACACCGATGAAAATGCGCGTCAATGCTGGACTTGCGTTTGCACGGATAGCAGATGCCGTTGAAACGGTGGCGAGAGAAACTCAACCCGACACCGTGGGCGGCATAGGCCAGGTAAACTTCTCGCCGAATTCGAGAAACGTGCTGCCGGGGCGCGTTGTCTTTACTGTAGACATACGAACAGCCAACGCAGCAAAGTTGAATGAAATGGAAGAAAAGGTTCTCGCCGCGGCCTATGCGATTTGCGATGAACTCGGCGTCTCTCTGTCTTTTGAGATCATCGGCCGGACAGAGCCGGTCACGTTCTCAAATAACTTGGCAGAAATTGTCAGACGTTGTTCCGATAGACTCAGCTATTCGCACAAGAACATCATATCAGGAGCTGGCCACGATGCTTGCTGGGCATCGCATGTTGCACCGACCGTAATGATATTCTGCCCCTGCAAAGGCGGGGTAAGTCATAATGAAACAGAAGAAATTTCTATCGATTGGGCGGCGCAGGGCGCGAATGTGTTGCTGCATTCGGTATTGGAGGTCGCGCAGGTGGTATAG
- a CDS encoding acetoacetate--CoA ligase: protein MNKETSPLWVPDAGGAAAPMARFAELASKISNRELLNFKDIHCWSIEKPEAFWALVWDFCEIKGDRGERVLINRDQMLDAAFFPDATLNFAENLLSRNGGTDAIVFRGEDRVSYRWSWDHLHNMVSKLQQAYRAAGIAQGDRIAAMMPNMPETVACMLAAASIGAIWSSCSPDFGEQGVMDRFGQIQPKLFIACNSYWYNGKLQDVAEKVGNIAKGLGVFTVVVPYANGLLNKRMENEITSRFDEFIAPFDAKTVDYSKLSFSHPLFILYSSGTTGMPKCIVHSAGGTLLQHVKEHQLHCSVRPGDKLFYFTTCGWMMWNWLVSGLASGATLCLYDGSPFAPDDQVLFNYAAAEKFSIFGTSAKYIDALRKKGVAPIKTHDLSSLRLIASTGSPLSPESFSFVYESINADVPLASMSGGTDIVSCFVLGNPLSPVWRGEIQGPGLGLAVDVWDDDGKPLRGEKGELVCTAAFPSMPLMFWNDKGGDKYRDAYFGRFDNTWSHGDFAKWTEHDGLVIHGRSDATLNPGGVRIGTAEIYNQVERLPEVVEAICIGQEWEDDVRVVLFVRLEVGKTLTPELISKIKSAIATGASPRHVPAKVIQVPDIPRTKSGKIVELAVREVVHGRPVKNKEALANPEALDLFERIAELNQ from the coding sequence ATGAACAAGGAAACGTCACCCCTTTGGGTTCCCGACGCAGGAGGCGCCGCTGCTCCGATGGCTAGATTCGCTGAACTCGCGAGCAAAATCTCAAATAGGGAGCTTCTAAATTTTAAGGACATTCATTGCTGGTCAATAGAGAAACCAGAGGCGTTTTGGGCACTCGTGTGGGACTTCTGTGAAATTAAAGGCGACCGCGGCGAAAGAGTGTTGATCAATCGCGATCAGATGTTGGATGCAGCGTTCTTCCCGGACGCAACCTTAAACTTCGCAGAGAATCTTCTGTCTAGAAATGGAGGGACGGACGCTATTGTCTTTCGTGGGGAAGACAGAGTGTCGTATCGATGGTCATGGGACCACCTGCACAATATGGTATCGAAGCTACAGCAAGCGTATCGCGCCGCGGGAATTGCGCAAGGCGATCGTATCGCCGCGATGATGCCGAATATGCCGGAGACGGTTGCCTGTATGCTGGCCGCCGCCTCGATCGGTGCGATTTGGTCTTCCTGTTCTCCCGATTTCGGAGAGCAGGGCGTCATGGATCGTTTTGGACAGATTCAGCCGAAACTGTTCATCGCATGCAATAGCTACTGGTACAATGGAAAGCTACAAGATGTGGCAGAGAAGGTTGGCAACATAGCCAAGGGGCTGGGCGTCTTCACTGTTGTGGTGCCTTACGCCAACGGGCTGCTTAATAAACGTATGGAGAATGAGATCACATCGCGTTTCGATGAGTTCATCGCTCCATTCGATGCTAAAACAGTAGACTATTCCAAGCTCTCATTTTCCCATCCTTTGTTTATTCTTTATTCTTCCGGGACGACGGGAATGCCAAAATGTATCGTGCACTCTGCCGGCGGTACGCTTCTGCAACATGTAAAGGAGCACCAGCTCCACTGTAGTGTCAGGCCAGGCGACAAGCTTTTTTACTTCACTACCTGTGGTTGGATGATGTGGAATTGGCTTGTCAGCGGGCTCGCATCCGGCGCTACTCTTTGCCTTTATGATGGCTCGCCCTTCGCTCCTGACGACCAAGTTTTGTTCAATTATGCTGCAGCTGAGAAGTTTTCCATTTTCGGCACCTCAGCCAAGTATATTGACGCTCTGCGTAAGAAAGGCGTTGCGCCGATTAAGACGCACGATCTATCCAGTCTGAGGCTGATCGCTTCGACGGGATCACCGCTCTCGCCCGAGAGCTTCTCTTTCGTGTATGAATCGATCAACGCTGATGTGCCCCTGGCTTCGATGTCGGGGGGTACAGATATCGTGTCCTGCTTTGTTCTGGGAAACCCGCTGTCACCCGTGTGGCGTGGAGAAATTCAGGGGCCAGGTCTCGGTCTCGCGGTCGATGTCTGGGACGATGACGGCAAGCCGCTGAGGGGTGAAAAAGGCGAGCTAGTCTGTACAGCGGCCTTTCCATCGATGCCGCTGATGTTCTGGAACGACAAGGGCGGAGACAAGTATCGTGACGCATATTTCGGACGCTTCGACAACACATGGAGCCACGGCGACTTCGCAAAATGGACAGAGCATGACGGCCTCGTCATACATGGCCGCTCGGATGCGACACTCAATCCAGGCGGGGTACGCATCGGTACCGCCGAAATATACAACCAGGTCGAACGGTTGCCAGAGGTTGTGGAAGCAATTTGCATTGGACAGGAATGGGAAGACGACGTGCGCGTCGTCCTATTCGTGCGGCTCGAAGTTGGGAAGACGCTGACCCCCGAGTTGATTTCCAAAATAAAAAGCGCGATCGCAACCGGCGCTTCGCCAAGACATGTCCCTGCGAAAGTGATACAGGTTCCAGACATCCCCCGTACCAAGTCAGGAAAAATTGTCGAACTCGCTGTTCGAGAGGTAGTGCACGGGCGCCCAGTGAAGAATAAGGAGGCGCTCGCCAACCCGGAGGCGCTTGACCTGTTTGAACGGATCGCCGAACTGAACCAATAA